In the genome of Notamacropus eugenii isolate mMacEug1 chromosome 5, mMacEug1.pri_v2, whole genome shotgun sequence, one region contains:
- the C5H2orf88 gene encoding small membrane A-kinase anchor protein, producing MGCIKSKQTFPFPNTISTERRHDSEERFLTEKPSMISVRTEVVKDSSTRVVVLEYAHRLSQEIMDEAVKQWAANDIRYGDIPYIESEAMP from the coding sequence ATGGGCTGCATAAAGTCAAAGCAAACTTTCCCTTTTCCCAACACAATCTCAACTGAGAGGAGACATGACAGTGAGGAGAGATTTCTAACGGAAAAGCCGTCGATGATTTCTGTCAGAACAGAGGTTGTGAAGGATTCTTCCACCAGGGTGGTGGTGTTGGAGTATGCCCATCGTCTGTCCCAGGAAATCATGGATGAAGCGGTGAAGCAGTGGGCGGCCAACGACATCAGGTATGGGGACATCCCATACATTGAGAGTGAGGCAATGCCCTGA